The Diabrotica undecimpunctata isolate CICGRU chromosome 3, icDiaUnde3, whole genome shotgun sequence genome includes the window atatatttaataactacaaattaactgacacttaaaaatttatttacattaaagttttaaaagttgttattaaaaaaagaaaattgaatatctaccgaatatcacaatggaaatactgtgtagaaataaaaataattatgttgcagtagttaataagaaattttaagatatttaggatgaagatatttgagtataCTCAAGAATAGCACTGAATAAACtggaaaaatataattataaaactaatttttattaattttcaatttcgtatatatttattatatgtttaacctcaaattgggaggtccaaaactgtcagatgaaggcggtaggtgtcgcgtcagtcacgcacgtaGCGAATATGGCGTTGTCAAATCTTTTTAACGAAAATATAATGAAACGACTTTCTTCTTTTACCAAATGGAAGTGGCTTTAAATTAATTCGCTACAATTAATATTATGTGTTTCTGATAGGAAACCTTTTACAAATTATACTCTGTTCGACGACACATTCAAAAATAACTTATTTGTTTGTAATAATTGTAGTTTATGCACAACTATATAATTGATAACAAAGAAGAAAACATAAATATTAGATTAGTTAATATATCGAATTGACTAACGACccaataaaagaaatttttttaccTGTAAACATGGTGCTGGATGGATCATATAATCGATTAACTTTTTGAGTACATCCTCATTAGACATAATATGTTCTCTGGCTCTTTCCCCGTCTGCGATGTTTCCTAGAATACAGAGAGCTTGTTCTTTGACGTCGGGTGGATGAGGACCTTCCAAAACCAAAACGACACCTTGCATTATCTGTGGACCGTGCAATGCCATCATCATATCTGTATGGGTACGGGGAGATACCAAATTTCTTAAAAGTCCCAAAGTTTTCATTAATACCTACAAAAGTCACTTTTTTTAGTTTACTCTATGCAAAAATAATGGTTATAAAAAAAGAGAGGAGAAAGATAAatcttcacaaaaaaaaaaacagcactacaaggcctaaaaccactggTGCTGGGAGGAACAGacatttcatttgccaaagaaacaaaacaCCTTGGGgtgtattttgatcataggcttacatggaatattCTGGAATACATTCTGAAAACCACaaagaaagctactatgtccctgggcagatgtagaagaatgtgcagTAAggattggggacttaaccccaaaacgcctctatggttatacacaagggttattagaccaatgataacctatggctcggtgacgtggtagACAAAGActcagcaagtgggagcaataaggctgctaggtaattcacaaaggctagcatgcctatgtattacgggggccataaaaacaactcctactgcatcgttggaagtcctactgaatctaccaccacttcatatctttatacagggcgaagccagatcagtgatgcacagattaatccatagtcagagacatataagccagatgcatggtgctgacaacagaaagctaatcgaggagctaaaagccggtATTGATATGGGACAACatatcgatgcaacagctacgagatataatTTTAACAGTAAGTTCACAATTAGGATACCAGAGAGAGAAAACTGGAATAAAGGTTGcagctacctggtacacggaaggctcaaaaacatcggagggtgcgggagccggcatagtagggacaaatcaagagaTACAtgtcccggtaagtctatctaaggatgtgacagttttccaggcggaaataatgGCAacccatcactgcgtggaagaaataaaAAGGCAGGAAAGAATGTTCAGGTAGAGGTCAATCCTAAGCTAGTATGGGACtgtgtgtgtgccctaaataaactaggagactgTAGCAAGGTTACAgcagcctgggtaccggggcttTATTACGAGGGTCATAAGAGCAATGAAAATGCAGATGAAATGGTCAAACAAGgatcatcaatgccattcattggaccgaaagctttctgcggcgttgcaaagtcagtaacaagaaccgctacaaggaagtgggtagttCACAAATCTCtgggtggaggaattcaccaggacaaagacaggcgaaacagttcattacagaacattcgccaaaatttacggcagacctaataagcaaagacaggaaaactgtcaaagccatagtaggtcacctaacagggcactgtaagctgaataggcacttgaagctgataacaatatcagatgatgacctgtgcagattctgtcaacttgaagaagaaacagcagagcacattctaagtcagtgtgacagtctggcacaAGTCATGTGCGGTTCTTTGTATTAGGAGAAAAAAATCCACCGGCAactagctacatggaaggtacagtctcgaagctattagattttttaaaaagggtcaggctagagaatgttatctaggactagaggaccacaatagatcttaAAAGGTCGCAGCGGAATTGGCCAAAAGaccacctctctaaatctatctatctatatatctagTACAATATTTAGGGGTGAAAATATATCAGCATTTGGGTAAGAAAAATAAATAGTACAAAAAAAAGACACCagggtatattataaaatgaaTAAATCATTCATCAATAAGAAACAAATAAAGCCCACAATAAAAAGAAATTGATTTACCTTTGTATCAGGATCAGCTAGCAACCTAAAAATTTGATCAGTCCCCAATGTTTGTAAAATTTGTGATTTTAGCCTCTGTTCTGCTTGAAATGCAAGATTCATCAATGCCCAAACACCATTCAGCCGAAGGCTTGGGTCCGACTGTGAGGTAATAGTGGCTAGTAATTGGACGACTCCTTGTTGAATCATAGGTTCTTTGGCAGGTGAAAATTCCAGCAGTAAATTACAGAGAGCAGACGAAGCAGCTGTCAAGAGTTCATTGCATGGAGAATCTGGAAAATAATATGATATCATCATCAACATATATCATATGCTTCTTTTTTTCTCGtattcttaggacttttctttatTGAGGcagatttcattttaaaacactctTGACAAACATaagggataaaaaaataaaatcaaaaatgtaTTAATGATTCTCTCCATACCTACCCAGATATAACAttcttttaacaataaacataactGATAAATTAGTGACTGGTTGTATTTGCCCCAACTTATcaacaaattaattaatttttgtgaTGATTTGTTGGTAATTACATAAGACATAAAAATAAGGTAAAAAATTCATAGTAAAACACTTTTTACTTAATAATTCAGCTGTAGAATATCAAATGTGAAATATTTACCTGTTAGTAAAGTCATTAATGGTCTCCACACTGAATGATCTTGAAAAGTTGTCCTCAACTGCTGGACTGACCTGCTCAAAGAGTGTAAACATCTTACAGCAGCTAACCTTATTTCTTTATTCTCATCTCCTAATCCATCCACAACACGATCCATCAAACATTTGGTATCAATGATTCGTTTTCTGATGTCTTCATCATTGGCTCCCAATGAGGCAAAAGCCCTATATGCAAAAATAATTAGTATATGGTCAATCTAAGCATGTCTCAACATTATCAATACATAACAATACAAGCATAcaactgtttctttttgtatagGAATAAATGTTTATACCTGAAAGAAGCTCCACGAGCAGCAACACTGGGACATTTCAATAGATCGACTAGAGCACTAACTAATTGATTACTGATAGCTGCCACCTGCTGCAGATTGCTGTCAACCTCTGTCAAATAAGCCAAAGTATCTGCTGCTGCAGCTCGATGAGTTTCTTGGTGTTCAatctaaaatatatattatgttcTGTACCTTTGCTTTGAAACACTCTGGAAGTTCAATTATGCTTAAACTTCTATTTTAGTTTTCAGGGTATAAAGATTGATACTATATTTCAAAGCTATCAAAAATTTGAAGGCTTAACAtttacatttgattttttttattatttaaaacaaaatttatatctCCAGTTCTATTGGTAATATAAGGGTCCTTATATTACCAGCAGGGTAATGGGTGATCCATATGAAATAATAAAGTTCATTACATTTTCAGAAAATGTCACAATTTCTACAAAAAAAGATTAGCCGTATTATAAAACTCTTCAAAAACTAAAAGTTATATAAATCATGCAATCTGTTTCTTAGATAATTGAAGTGTTCCACACTTTAAACTCATTCTCATTCTGTATTTTTATACATATCAGATAATTTATAGCTAGCTGTGTGGCTTTATTAAGATGTTtctaaatatttattacaataaattttaaGCAAAGTTCATTATAAATGTTTTACCTCTATATGTTAGATGTTAATCTTAGATATTagattaaatttcaaaaatacaaTGCTTCAAATTATTTGCAAAATGGTTCCTATTAATTATGCAACCAATAATACATTGTAACCACCACTTCACAATAACTTCgaaaaaatatagtatatatacTGATGGCCAAAAAAATTAGATAAACTATCTTGATTTGTTACGATTAAAATTGAACAAATTAGTTCTGACTTCATCTGACTATATTCATTCTGACCACATTCCAAGGTGGTATATGTTTTGGGCTGGGTAAATTGTATATAATCCTAGTTCTTTGGttaatttgttttgaaatattatttGGAATGATAATTTAACTATGCCTATACTTCAAAAGGTaggctaaattttttattaaacaatttatgaaaaaaatgAGAAAGAGCTAGAGGTGATCTGCTTAACAAACATATAGCACTTCATGCCATAATGATTGGTTGTCTTGCTGTATGAAGTTCAACAATTAAGTCTATATTTCGTCTCTCTCCTCAAAAACATCTTACCATTATGAGGCCATCAGAGCCATCCAAACAAATCTAGATTCATCACTGAAACACACAAAATTCCATTGGCCACTCTAGTTTTGCCGAGCTCTGTACCATCGTAAGTGTCAAATCTTATGCTGTGGTATCAAAGGTAACACCAAAAATGTATGGTAAGCTCTCAGTCGCATTCTAAGTAATCTTTGATTAACTGTTCTTCTTAAGACTACCCTTTCTGTAGCTGCAACTAAATCATCTTGATGTACACTGCTCCATCTATTTCTGAGAGCAAGAAGTGTAAGATAATGCAAATTACAGCCATGCAATATTCTAGGATGTCCAGACCCTCCATGATGTCAATAAGTCTTATCATTGGACCACCTCCTCCAAACTCTTAACACTGTTGATGGATTAGCTTTAACTCTTCGTGAATTTTCCCATAAACCGAAACTGGCCTCTTTCATGCCTACAATgactaaaaattacaaataaactaAAGATATATacacagaaataaattttatcttttttgtttttgcgaaaaaaaaaagaaaaaaacatcaATTAAAGAAAAGATAGTGGGGTAAAGCTAAGTTAAATTATAGCTTCCTTTCAAAACTTTATCACATATATACCTATATTTTTAGATAAAACTTACAAAGAAATACTTTTGATCCAAATAAATATCCCTATACAAAATGTTGCATTTATTTTTGGCCATCAGTGTAtgttattgaaaaattatttataaaacctCTTACATAGTTTGTTAGTTAGTTGTATATACTTATATAACTTACCTGGCACAATCGTACTAGACATGGAAGGGTTCTATAGGTAATGATTGGATCATATGCTGATATGGCCCCAGCTCGATATAAATTTGTAAGACATTTAGCAGCTCCCAACTGCATATCAATGGGTCTATCTCTAGATATGAGTATTTCAAGATAATCAGGAATTCTAATCCCCTTGCAACTAGTATTCACTATAACACCAGCTACCACAGAATTATTAAAACACATAGTAGCTAAACAAGTTACAATAGGTATAGTAACAGAATAGTTTTGGACAGACAGTAAAGATGCTAAAGTTGCAGGAGCTCCTATTGAGCATAAAATATTTTGTTCAGCA containing:
- the LOC140437748 gene encoding armadillo repeat-containing protein 8-like encodes the protein MLTEMQVFTAFMNVECTRSYIDDLYSKDPSKCLASIVCIKNSVIGSNRQKESVIAQGIVPRLLFLLRDKGTKTNVRIEAAVTIGSLAKGTEDHVELLINSGTSQILLEVLDENEPRLIDACLCCLRTLSQHSISCDVKYNVKNLQKLLSFAGPKDTLQRQSCVANIITSACRGPAEQNILCSIGAPATLASLLSVQNYSVTIPIVTCLATMCFNNSVVAGVIVNTSCKGIRIPDYLEILISRDRPIDMQLGAAKCLTNLYRAGAISAYDPIITYRTLPCLVRLCQIEHQETHRAAAADTLAYLTEVDSNLQQVAAISNQLVSALVDLLKCPSVAARGASFRAFASLGANDEDIRKRIIDTKCLMDRVVDGLGDENKEIRLAAVRCLHSLSRSVQQLRTTFQDHSVWRPLMTLLTDSPCNELLTAASSALCNLLLEFSPAKEPMIQQGVVQLLATITSQSDPSLRLNGVWALMNLAFQAEQRLKSQILQTLGTDQIFRLLADPDTKVLMKTLGLLRNLVSPRTHTDMMMALHGPQIMQGVVLVLEGPHPPDVKEQALCILGNIADGERAREHIMSNEDVLKKLIDYMIHPAPCLQESAVFCINNLTRRGEPNALERQNRLKELGVVNILQQLLSTTDTILFNRVKAALTQFADV